A region from the Inhella inkyongensis genome encodes:
- a CDS encoding flavin reductase family protein, with the protein MPGVNAPSSDQFRAALGLFATGVTIVTARAADGRLVGLTANSFNSVSLTPPLVLWSLSKRAGSMPVFAAGSHYAIHILAAEQLELAQRFATRDIDRFAGLAFEEGAGGVPLIPGCAAVFECANRSQYEEGDHIILVGAVERAAHREGAQPLIFHGGRYFTELPL; encoded by the coding sequence ATGCCGGGCGTGAACGCACCCAGCTCCGACCAATTCCGCGCCGCGCTCGGCCTGTTTGCCACCGGCGTCACCATCGTGACGGCCCGGGCCGCCGATGGCCGGCTGGTGGGGCTCACGGCCAACAGCTTCAACTCCGTCAGCCTGACGCCGCCCCTGGTGCTGTGGAGCCTGTCCAAACGCGCCGGCTCGATGCCGGTGTTTGCGGCCGGCAGCCACTACGCCATCCACATCCTGGCCGCCGAGCAGCTCGAACTGGCCCAGCGCTTCGCCACCCGTGACATCGACCGCTTTGCCGGTCTGGCCTTTGAGGAGGGCGCCGGCGGCGTGCCCTTGATCCCCGGCTGCGCCGCAGTGTTCGAGTGCGCCAACCGCAGCCAGTACGAAGAGGGCGACCACATCATCCTGGTGGGTGCCGTGGAGCGCGCCGCGCACCGCGAGGGCGCGCAGCCGCTGATCTTCCATGGCGGGCGTTATTTCACGGAGTTGCCCCTTTAG
- a CDS encoding ABC transporter ATP-binding protein yields MMDAVMQGLGLVRAKPPVQLGDASLPVLTQGLTLRYPGRQQSVLDDLNWQLPAGQVVGLLGRNGAGKTSLIEALLGLRDPWTGRALLYGQEARQIDDVVRARIGYVPQQSDLFPQLTPRQLLNYFRSFYPRWNTAKVEGLMSRWAIPAEQTIAELSGGQQQRLSIIRALAHEPDLLVLDEPVSSLDPLGRRDFLRELVEQVLDCGTTVLFSTHILSDLERVAFQVAFLKEGRIGLQAPLDELLEACRWQREPLPPGARCLAQHGERQLIQAAPGQGLEGEAVTLEDLFEALT; encoded by the coding sequence ATGATGGATGCCGTGATGCAGGGCCTGGGCCTGGTGCGCGCCAAGCCGCCGGTCCAGCTTGGCGATGCCAGCCTGCCAGTGCTGACCCAGGGTCTGACCCTGCGCTACCCGGGCCGGCAGCAGTCGGTGCTGGACGATCTGAACTGGCAGCTGCCGGCTGGTCAGGTGGTGGGCTTGTTGGGGCGCAACGGCGCCGGCAAGACCAGCCTGATTGAGGCCTTGCTGGGCCTGCGCGACCCCTGGACCGGGCGCGCCCTGCTCTACGGGCAGGAGGCGCGCCAGATCGACGACGTGGTAAGGGCCCGCATCGGCTATGTGCCGCAGCAAAGCGATCTCTTCCCACAACTCACGCCGCGTCAGCTGCTGAATTACTTCCGCAGCTTCTATCCGCGCTGGAACACCGCCAAGGTCGAGGGTCTGATGAGCCGCTGGGCCATCCCCGCCGAGCAGACGATTGCCGAGCTCAGCGGGGGGCAGCAGCAGCGCCTGTCCATCATCCGCGCGCTGGCCCATGAGCCCGATCTGCTGGTGCTGGACGAACCCGTTTCCAGCCTGGACCCCCTGGGCCGGCGCGACTTCCTGCGCGAGCTGGTCGAGCAGGTGCTGGACTGCGGCACCACGGTGCTGTTCTCCACCCACATCCTCAGCGATCTGGAGCGCGTGGCCTTCCAGGTGGCTTTCTTGAAGGAGGGCCGCATTGGCCTGCAGGCGCCCTTGGACGAGTTGCTCGAGGCCTGCCGCTGGCAGCGCGAGCCGCTGCCGCCGGGCGCTCGCTGCCTGGCCCAGCACGGCGAGCGGCAGCTGATTCAGGCGGCGCCCGGCCAGGGTTTGGAGGGCGAGGCGGTGACCCTGGAAGACCTGTTCGAGGCTCTGACATGA
- a CDS encoding GntR family transcriptional regulator translates to MDTPIQFQILTGSTEPIYRQLIEQLRRRVAAGQWKAGQELPSVRELAAALAVNPMTVSKAYSLLEAEGLLQRRRGLAMVIAEGYDRAAPKAQRIEALRPTLARAAAEARELGIPAGQVMQLMQQLLAGEKE, encoded by the coding sequence ATGGACACACCGATCCAGTTCCAGATCCTCACCGGCTCCACCGAGCCGATCTATCGCCAGCTCATCGAGCAGCTGCGCCGCCGCGTGGCCGCGGGGCAGTGGAAGGCGGGGCAGGAGCTGCCCTCGGTGCGCGAACTGGCGGCGGCGCTGGCGGTGAACCCGATGACGGTGTCCAAGGCCTACAGCCTGCTGGAGGCCGAGGGCCTGCTGCAGCGTCGGCGCGGTCTGGCCATGGTGATCGCCGAGGGCTATGACCGGGCGGCCCCCAAGGCCCAGCGCATCGAGGCCTTGCGCCCGACGCTGGCGCGGGCGGCAGCCGAGGCGCGGGAGCTTGGCATTCCGGCTGGGCAGGTGATGCAACTGATGCAACAACTATTGGCAGGGGAGAAGGAGTGA
- a CDS encoding VOC family protein: protein MLDHMTFRVRDIARAKSFYSAALAPLGYSLDVEGQYEGSTYLGFAFPDATQPEGKKFDVWFVDGPSPFGGPPATTGCHLAWRAGSRAEVDAFYRAALEAGGRDNGAPGLRAHYHPHYYGAFVIDPEGNNIEAVCHLPE from the coding sequence ATGCTGGATCACATGACCTTCCGCGTCCGCGACATCGCACGCGCCAAGTCCTTCTATAGCGCCGCCCTGGCCCCACTGGGCTACAGCCTGGATGTCGAGGGCCAGTACGAGGGCAGCACCTACTTGGGCTTTGCCTTTCCGGATGCCACGCAGCCCGAAGGCAAGAAGTTCGACGTCTGGTTCGTCGACGGCCCCTCGCCCTTTGGCGGGCCACCGGCCACCACGGGCTGCCACCTGGCCTGGCGCGCGGGCAGCCGTGCCGAGGTCGATGCCTTCTACCGCGCCGCTCTGGAAGCGGGCGGGCGCGACAACGGCGCACCGGGCCTGCGAGCGCATTACCACCCGCACTACTACGGCGCCTTCGTCATCGACCCCGAGGGCAACAACATCGAGGCGGTTTGCCACCTGCCGGAGTGA
- a CDS encoding VOC family protein, producing the protein MNPSAYLQFNGQCAEAFAFYAQLLGAQLGEHHPASQSPMADQLQPHQKDWTMHAQLHWPNGQVLMGCDALMGPYEAPRGFHLTLNRTSVDEARALFDALAAGGQVQMPFEPTFWAAGFGMLVDRFGVPWMVNVDAPTAA; encoded by the coding sequence ATGAATCCCAGCGCCTATCTGCAGTTCAACGGCCAATGCGCCGAAGCCTTTGCCTTCTACGCCCAGCTTCTGGGTGCGCAATTGGGTGAGCATCACCCGGCCAGCCAGAGTCCGATGGCCGACCAATTGCAGCCGCATCAAAAGGACTGGACCATGCACGCCCAGCTGCATTGGCCCAATGGCCAGGTGCTGATGGGCTGCGACGCGCTGATGGGGCCGTATGAGGCCCCGCGCGGTTTTCATCTGACGCTGAATCGGACCTCGGTGGACGAGGCCCGTGCGCTGTTCGATGCGCTGGCCGCCGGCGGCCAGGTACAGATGCCCTTTGAGCCCACCTTCTGGGCAGCCGGCTTCGGCATGTTGGTAGATCGCTTCGGCGTGCCGTGGATGGTCAATGTGGACGCCCCCACGGCTGCCTGA
- a CDS encoding RNA polymerase sigma factor, with amino-acid sequence MALDRAEPWIGGLGNRLCSTEMSWRHRLGERPAQPADEAALLARLADGDGQALALLYRRESGAVYRYALALAGDEAAALDAMQEAFSQLLTQGQGFDPARGSLGAYLAGIARHHLLAQWRRRCEPLPEFDDEAGEHPLAHSPDALLLRQQDEAALWAAVRRLSWSQREALVLVDLQERSYAEAAAVAGVAEDVLRSRLHRARARLAQLLGNDDFSGVRS; translated from the coding sequence ATGGCCCTTGATCGCGCCGAGCCCTGGATCGGTGGCTTGGGCAATCGGCTTTGCAGCACTGAGATGAGCTGGCGGCATCGCTTGGGCGAACGCCCGGCCCAGCCCGCTGACGAAGCCGCGCTGCTGGCCCGGCTGGCTGACGGCGACGGTCAGGCCCTGGCATTGCTGTACCGGCGCGAGTCCGGCGCCGTCTACCGCTACGCATTGGCCCTGGCCGGCGACGAGGCGGCGGCGCTGGATGCGATGCAGGAAGCCTTCAGCCAGCTGCTGACCCAGGGCCAGGGCTTTGACCCCGCGCGGGGCAGCTTGGGTGCTTATCTGGCTGGCATCGCCCGCCACCATTTGCTGGCCCAGTGGCGGCGCCGCTGCGAGCCCTTGCCCGAGTTTGACGATGAGGCGGGCGAGCACCCATTGGCCCACAGCCCCGATGCCCTGCTGCTGCGCCAGCAGGATGAGGCCGCGCTGTGGGCGGCCGTTCGGCGCCTGAGCTGGAGCCAGCGCGAGGCCCTGGTGCTGGTGGATCTGCAAGAGCGCAGCTATGCCGAAGCCGCCGCCGTGGCCGGTGTTGCCGAGGACGTGCTGCGCAGCCGGCTGCACCGCGCGCGGGCGCGGCTGGCCCAGCTCTTGGGCAACGACGATTTTTCGGGAGTCCGCTCATGA
- a CDS encoding ABC transporter substrate-binding protein → MRLTRRQGLLAATASAALGALPVQAAAPKKVFRMALVAAETGFDPVRISDTYSRLITSHIFEALYAYDPVARPVKIVPNTAVALPEANEDFTRFIVRLQPGIYFQDDPVFKGQRRELVAQDYVYSFKRAADPKNVSPMWPELEEQGFLGLSELRAAVAKGKAFDYDREIEGLRALDRYTLELRVKAPRPRLIEILAQNDLRGAVAREVIEAYADDTHAHPVGTGPFRLAQWRRSSLIVLERNEGYRERYFDGEARDEEGRRILAQLKGRRLPMIDRVEVTPIEEEQPRWLSFLGGEHDFIERVPGEYAPIAFPNNKLAPNLAKRGIQHFRHQAADCAFTFFNMEDEQVGGFEPHRVALRRAISLALDIDTEVYRIRRGQAIHAQSLLLPHTTGYDPQVRTANGEFSPSKAKALLDLYGYKDRDGDGWREHPDGRPLRLSYASQPDNYSRRFQEMWLKNLKEVGLRMEVVYGQWPEQLKQARAGKLMLWFLGSTANYPDGIGMLQRLYGPQSGNQNYSRFKLPEYDRLYERALTLPDGAERASLFRQAQRIQVAYMPMKVHVHRILNDLAHPWVVGYRRPLFRNEFFHFIDIDLSKLPA, encoded by the coding sequence ATGAGGCTGACCCGACGCCAGGGCCTGCTGGCCGCGACCGCCTCGGCGGCCTTGGGCGCGCTGCCGGTGCAGGCAGCCGCGCCCAAGAAGGTCTTTCGCATGGCCTTGGTCGCCGCGGAAACGGGTTTCGACCCGGTGCGCATCAGCGATACCTATTCGCGCCTGATCACCAGCCACATCTTCGAGGCGCTGTACGCCTACGACCCGGTGGCGCGGCCCGTGAAGATCGTGCCCAACACGGCAGTCGCCCTGCCCGAGGCGAATGAGGACTTCACGCGCTTCATCGTCCGCTTGCAGCCCGGCATCTACTTTCAGGATGACCCGGTCTTCAAGGGCCAGCGCCGCGAATTGGTGGCGCAGGACTATGTCTACAGCTTCAAGCGGGCCGCTGATCCGAAAAACGTTAGTCCCATGTGGCCGGAGCTGGAGGAGCAGGGCTTTCTGGGTTTGAGTGAGCTGCGGGCGGCGGTGGCTAAGGGCAAGGCCTTTGATTACGACCGCGAGATCGAGGGCCTGCGGGCCTTGGATCGCTACACGCTGGAGCTGCGCGTCAAGGCGCCGCGGCCGCGCCTGATCGAGATCCTGGCGCAGAACGACTTGCGCGGTGCGGTGGCGCGCGAGGTCATCGAGGCCTATGCCGATGACACCCACGCGCACCCGGTGGGCACCGGCCCCTTCCGCTTGGCGCAATGGCGGCGCAGCAGCCTGATCGTGCTGGAGCGCAATGAGGGCTATCGCGAGCGCTATTTCGACGGCGAGGCGCGTGACGAAGAGGGGCGTCGCATCCTGGCCCAGCTCAAGGGTCGGCGCTTGCCCATGATCGATCGCGTCGAAGTCACGCCGATCGAAGAAGAGCAGCCGCGCTGGTTGAGTTTCCTCGGTGGTGAGCATGACTTCATCGAACGCGTGCCCGGCGAGTACGCACCGATTGCCTTTCCCAACAACAAGCTGGCCCCGAATCTTGCCAAGCGGGGCATCCAGCACTTCCGCCATCAGGCCGCGGACTGCGCGTTCACCTTCTTCAACATGGAGGATGAGCAGGTCGGCGGCTTCGAGCCGCACCGAGTGGCGCTGCGGCGCGCCATCAGTCTGGCCTTGGACATCGATACCGAGGTCTATCGCATCCGACGCGGTCAGGCGATTCACGCGCAGAGCCTGCTGTTGCCGCACACCACCGGCTATGACCCGCAGGTGCGCACGGCGAACGGAGAGTTCAGCCCGTCCAAGGCCAAGGCATTGTTGGACCTCTATGGTTACAAGGACAGGGATGGTGATGGCTGGCGTGAGCACCCGGACGGTCGCCCGCTACGACTGAGCTACGCCTCTCAGCCCGACAACTATTCGCGCCGCTTTCAAGAAATGTGGCTGAAGAATCTGAAGGAGGTCGGCCTGCGCATGGAGGTGGTTTACGGGCAATGGCCCGAGCAGCTCAAGCAGGCACGCGCCGGCAAGCTGATGCTGTGGTTCTTGGGCAGCACCGCCAACTACCCCGATGGCATCGGCATGCTGCAGCGGCTCTATGGCCCGCAGTCGGGCAACCAGAACTACTCGCGCTTCAAGCTGCCTGAATACGACCGCTTGTACGAGCGCGCCCTGACCCTGCCGGATGGCGCCGAGCGAGCGTCCCTGTTCCGCCAGGCTCAGCGCATCCAGGTGGCCTACATGCCGATGAAGGTGCATGTGCACCGCATCCTGAACGACCTGGCCCACCCCTGGGTCGTCGGCTACCGCCGGCCGCTGTTCCGCAACGAGTTCTTCCATTTCATTGACATCGACCTGAGCAAACTGCCGGCCTGA
- a CDS encoding ABC transporter substrate-binding protein, with protein sequence MQWMQSVAVAVALVVSLGAQAQEAGAKKTLRYSFRVAETGFDPAKINDLYSRTITPHIFEALVTYDHLARPVKLKALTAVELPTPNADFTVWTAKIRPGIYFQDAPAFGGKPRELVAADYAYSFKRFADPKNAAPAWTTVEAWGLTGLLVARERAIKTKQPFDYDAPMAGLQVLDRYTLRIQLDQPNPRFLQEIALSDIFGAVAREVIEADPETTMERPVGTGPFKLMQWRRGSFIALERNPGYRERYYDAQPGPDDAEGQALLEKFKGRRIPMIDRVEISILAEDQPRWLSFLRGEQDFLERVPEPFYSVAAPKSQLAPNLVKQGMKLHRTLASDVFLMFFNMEDAVVGGLSPEKVALRRAISLAMDSEREIRLVRGGQAIPAQGTHPPHTAGYRADYKSHNSEYDPAKAKALLDTYGYVDADGDGCRDAPGGGPLKLEMATTPEGIQRQVDELFNKDMKRIGLCIPFKTAKWPEQLKAARGGKLQMWMVAYSSAQPDGLSAASRLASSHAGGNNIARFSLPEVDRAYEQLRVMPDGPERQALFERVQRLGNAFMPYKFKGHRYHLDIERVQMSGYRRPGFSQHWWEYVDIDMSKAKAP encoded by the coding sequence ATGCAGTGGATGCAGAGCGTGGCGGTTGCGGTCGCCTTGGTGGTCAGCCTGGGCGCCCAAGCGCAAGAGGCCGGGGCGAAGAAGACCCTGCGTTACAGCTTCAGGGTGGCCGAGACCGGGTTTGATCCGGCCAAGATCAACGACCTGTATTCGCGCACCATCACGCCGCATATCTTTGAGGCCCTGGTTACCTATGACCATTTGGCCCGGCCGGTCAAGCTGAAAGCCCTGACGGCCGTCGAACTGCCCACGCCGAATGCCGATTTCACGGTCTGGACCGCCAAGATTCGGCCGGGCATCTACTTCCAGGATGCGCCAGCCTTTGGTGGCAAGCCGCGTGAGCTGGTGGCGGCGGACTACGCTTACAGCTTCAAGCGCTTTGCCGATCCCAAGAACGCTGCGCCGGCCTGGACCACGGTGGAGGCCTGGGGGTTGACCGGCCTATTGGTGGCGCGCGAGCGGGCCATCAAGACCAAGCAGCCCTTTGACTACGACGCCCCGATGGCGGGTCTGCAGGTGCTGGACCGCTACACCTTGCGGATTCAACTGGACCAGCCCAACCCGCGTTTCCTGCAAGAGATTGCGCTGTCCGACATCTTTGGTGCGGTGGCACGTGAGGTCATTGAGGCCGATCCCGAAACCACCATGGAACGCCCGGTCGGCACCGGCCCCTTCAAGCTGATGCAGTGGCGGCGTGGCTCCTTCATCGCGCTGGAGCGCAACCCGGGCTATCGCGAACGCTATTACGACGCCCAGCCTGGGCCCGACGATGCCGAGGGCCAGGCCCTGCTTGAGAAGTTCAAGGGTCGGCGCATCCCGATGATCGACCGCGTCGAGATCAGCATCCTGGCCGAGGACCAGCCGCGCTGGCTGAGCTTTTTGCGTGGCGAGCAGGACTTTCTGGAGCGTGTACCCGAGCCCTTCTACTCTGTGGCGGCGCCCAAGAGCCAACTGGCGCCCAATCTCGTCAAGCAGGGCATGAAGCTGCATCGGACGCTGGCCTCGGACGTCTTCCTGATGTTCTTCAACATGGAAGACGCGGTGGTGGGGGGACTTTCGCCCGAAAAGGTGGCCCTGCGGCGTGCGATCAGCCTGGCCATGGACAGCGAGCGCGAGATCCGCCTTGTGCGAGGCGGCCAGGCCATCCCGGCCCAGGGCACCCACCCACCGCATACGGCGGGCTATCGGGCGGACTACAAGAGCCACAACAGCGAATACGACCCTGCCAAGGCCAAGGCCTTGCTCGACACCTATGGCTATGTGGATGCCGATGGCGATGGCTGCCGCGATGCGCCAGGGGGCGGTCCGCTGAAGCTGGAAATGGCGACCACGCCCGAAGGCATTCAGCGCCAGGTGGATGAGCTGTTCAATAAGGACATGAAGCGCATCGGTCTGTGCATCCCCTTCAAGACTGCGAAGTGGCCCGAGCAATTGAAGGCGGCGCGCGGCGGCAAGCTGCAGATGTGGATGGTGGCCTACTCATCGGCCCAGCCCGATGGACTGTCGGCGGCCTCGCGCTTGGCCAGCAGCCATGCGGGCGGCAACAACATTGCGCGCTTCAGCCTGCCCGAGGTGGACCGGGCTTATGAGCAACTGCGCGTGATGCCGGACGGCCCTGAGCGCCAAGCCTTGTTCGAGCGCGTGCAGCGCCTGGGCAACGCCTTCATGCCCTACAAGTTCAAAGGCCACCGCTACCACCTGGATATCGAGCGGGTGCAGATGAGCGGCTATCGCCGGCCAGGCTTCTCGCAGCACTGGTGGGAATACGTGGACATCGATATGAGCAAGGCCAAGGCGCCATGA
- a CDS encoding ABC transporter substrate-binding protein, with protein MAACAAVLGMTGVWAQTVASEPKVFRYAFRIAETGFDPGQVTDLYSRTITAGIFESPLRFAHLARPYKLEPAGCEMPEIAPDFKTLTFKVRPGTFFAPDPAFKSVKRELVAADYVYSLKRHYDPKVKSGNLYVLENAGILGMDAVRQAALEGKPFDYDREVEGLKVLDKYRWQLRLKVGDPRFVQSLADPFVGAMAREVVEFYGDKIMEHPVGTGPYMLKNDEWRRSSKIVLVKNPNYRDEFYNEQAPADRPDLQALAAKLKGRKLPMIDRVEFSIIEENQPRWLAFMNGEADMVEEVPNEYVGIAMPNNQLAPNLAQRGIYMNRYLRADLSHSFFNMEHPVVGGYEPHKVALRRAISLGVDLDKEIRLVRKGQAIPAQGIIGPNTYGYSSTFKSEMSEFNPAKAKALLDVHGYTDKDGDGWRDQPDGKPLVLEYATQPDLQNRQLAEQWQKNMDALGIRIRFKVAKWPENLKASRAGKLMMWGVGWSVNVPDADAFLTIAYGPNKGQSNHPRFDLPAYNRLYEQQRELPDGPERQAVLERLNKLTVAYMPYKAHVHRTYTDMAQPWVIGLERNIFRRDFWQYLDIDTAALKAAQE; from the coding sequence ATGGCGGCGTGCGCCGCAGTGCTGGGAATGACGGGGGTTTGGGCGCAGACGGTGGCGTCCGAACCCAAGGTGTTTCGTTATGCCTTCCGGATTGCGGAGACCGGCTTCGACCCCGGCCAGGTCACAGATCTGTACTCGCGCACCATCACAGCGGGCATCTTTGAGTCGCCGCTGCGTTTCGCCCATCTGGCCCGGCCCTACAAGCTGGAGCCGGCCGGCTGCGAAATGCCTGAGATCGCGCCCGACTTCAAGACCTTGACCTTCAAGGTACGGCCTGGCACCTTTTTTGCGCCCGATCCGGCGTTCAAGAGCGTGAAGCGCGAGCTGGTGGCGGCCGACTACGTCTATTCGCTCAAGCGCCACTACGACCCCAAGGTCAAGAGTGGCAATCTGTATGTGCTGGAAAACGCCGGCATTTTGGGCATGGATGCCGTGCGCCAGGCAGCCTTAGAGGGCAAGCCCTTTGATTACGACCGCGAGGTCGAGGGCCTCAAGGTGCTGGACAAGTACCGCTGGCAACTGCGCCTGAAGGTGGGTGACCCGCGCTTTGTGCAGTCCCTGGCCGACCCCTTTGTGGGCGCCATGGCACGCGAGGTGGTGGAGTTCTATGGCGACAAGATCATGGAGCACCCGGTGGGCACCGGGCCTTACATGCTGAAGAACGACGAATGGCGCCGCTCCAGCAAGATCGTGCTCGTGAAGAACCCGAACTACCGTGACGAGTTCTACAACGAGCAAGCTCCGGCCGACCGTCCCGATCTGCAGGCCCTGGCGGCCAAGCTCAAGGGCCGCAAGCTGCCCATGATCGACCGCGTCGAGTTCAGCATCATTGAAGAGAACCAGCCGCGCTGGCTGGCCTTCATGAACGGCGAGGCCGACATGGTCGAAGAGGTGCCCAATGAATACGTCGGCATCGCCATGCCCAACAACCAGCTAGCGCCCAATCTGGCTCAGCGCGGCATCTATATGAACCGCTATCTGCGCGCCGATCTGTCGCACAGCTTCTTCAATATGGAACACCCGGTGGTGGGCGGCTACGAGCCGCACAAGGTGGCGCTGCGTCGGGCCATCTCGCTGGGGGTGGACCTGGACAAGGAAATCCGCCTGGTGCGCAAGGGTCAGGCCATTCCGGCCCAGGGCATCATTGGCCCCAACACCTACGGCTACTCGTCCACTTTCAAGAGCGAGATGAGCGAGTTCAACCCGGCCAAGGCCAAGGCCCTGCTGGATGTGCATGGCTATACGGACAAGGATGGCGATGGCTGGCGCGATCAGCCTGATGGCAAGCCCTTGGTGCTCGAATACGCCACCCAGCCCGACTTGCAGAACCGGCAACTCGCTGAGCAGTGGCAGAAGAATATGGATGCACTGGGAATTCGCATCCGTTTCAAGGTTGCCAAATGGCCCGAGAACCTCAAGGCCAGCCGTGCTGGCAAGCTGATGATGTGGGGCGTGGGCTGGAGCGTGAACGTGCCCGATGCCGACGCCTTCCTGACGATTGCCTACGGCCCCAACAAAGGGCAGAGCAATCATCCGCGTTTTGACCTGCCGGCCTACAACCGGCTTTACGAGCAGCAACGTGAGTTGCCCGACGGCCCCGAGCGTCAGGCCGTACTGGAGCGTCTGAACAAGCTGACCGTGGCCTATATGCCCTACAAGGCCCATGTCCACCGCACCTACACCGACATGGCCCAGCCCTGGGTCATCGGTCTGGAGCGCAACATCTTCCGGCGCGACTTCTGGCAATACCTGGACATTGACACGGCCGCCCTCAAGGCTGCGCAGGAGTAA
- a CDS encoding putative bifunctional diguanylate cyclase/phosphodiesterase, whose amino-acid sequence MRPKTPFHLLRYFSGTSLVVIAVLGVALALLLQRRAEAELLHLSERQNEAMTAVYLNALWAEFEPGIQPGAPRTAAALQALALERQWQARSAALMQSSQVVKIKVFALDGVTVFSTDPKQIGENKASNPGFVSARAGQPLSTLTHRERFDSFEGERSEVDLISSYLPVQRGTSVWAVFEVYQDVTPQVQRQKRLTRDLLLNLLTALFLLYGLQLLIVRRAQRILDRQANALRLSHRDLEARVQQRTQELEAATLRLDHLAHHDPLTGLPNRLLCIEHLGRATAKAARNQQELALLVIDLDRFKEINDTLGHAAGDELLCTLSTRLNTELRGGDLLARIGGDEFVCVSDCGDAATEAPRLAQRLLTTLSAPVTLGGQALRVSGSIGIALYPGDGNDSQALFLAADTAMYAAKQEGRNRYQFYRRALTDAALERAQLQQLLHQALAGDELRLHYQVKLLAQGGQRPAGAEALLRWFSPSLGTVPPARFIPVAEDCGLITELGQWVLDEACAQMVRWDAQGLSLPHISVNLSVRQLERIDFLQTLTATLARHGLAPERLELEITESIILNAENAVATLANIATLGVRLALDDFGTGYSSLSYLKQMPIQSLKIDRSFVMGIGEQRGDEAIIRTVIALARSLNLHTVAEGVESDPQLEFLREEGCEQVQGYLLGRPQPPEAFLAEWGG is encoded by the coding sequence GTGCGGCCCAAGACCCCGTTCCATCTGCTGCGCTACTTTTCCGGCACCTCATTGGTGGTGATCGCCGTGCTGGGTGTGGCGCTGGCCCTGCTGTTGCAGCGCCGCGCCGAGGCCGAGTTGCTGCACCTGAGCGAACGCCAGAACGAGGCCATGACGGCGGTCTATCTGAATGCACTCTGGGCCGAGTTCGAGCCCGGCATCCAGCCCGGCGCCCCACGCACGGCCGCCGCCCTGCAGGCCTTGGCGCTGGAGCGCCAATGGCAGGCCCGCAGCGCCGCGCTGATGCAAAGCAGTCAGGTGGTCAAGATCAAGGTCTTCGCGCTGGATGGCGTGACGGTCTTTTCCACCGATCCCAAGCAGATCGGTGAAAACAAAGCCAGCAATCCGGGCTTTGTCAGCGCCCGCGCGGGGCAGCCGCTCAGCACCCTGACCCACCGCGAGCGCTTCGACAGCTTTGAGGGTGAACGCAGCGAGGTGGACCTGATCTCCAGCTACTTGCCCGTGCAGCGGGGCACTTCGGTCTGGGCCGTGTTCGAGGTCTATCAGGACGTGACCCCCCAGGTCCAGCGCCAAAAGCGCCTGACCCGCGACCTGCTGCTGAACCTGCTGACCGCGCTCTTTCTGCTCTATGGCCTGCAACTGCTGATCGTGCGGCGCGCGCAGCGCATCCTGGACCGCCAGGCCAATGCCCTGCGCCTGAGTCATCGTGATCTGGAAGCCCGGGTCCAGCAGCGCACCCAGGAACTCGAGGCCGCCACCCTGCGCCTGGACCACCTGGCCCACCACGACCCGCTCACTGGCCTGCCCAACCGCCTGCTCTGCATCGAGCACCTGGGCCGCGCCACTGCCAAGGCCGCCCGCAATCAGCAGGAACTGGCCCTGCTGGTGATCGACCTGGATCGCTTCAAAGAGATCAACGACACCTTGGGCCATGCGGCCGGCGACGAACTGCTGTGCACCCTGAGCACCCGCTTGAACACCGAACTGCGCGGGGGTGACCTGCTGGCACGCATCGGCGGCGACGAGTTCGTCTGTGTCAGCGACTGCGGCGATGCCGCCACCGAAGCCCCGCGCCTGGCGCAGCGCCTGCTCACCACCCTGAGCGCGCCGGTGACCCTGGGCGGCCAGGCGCTTCGCGTCTCGGGCAGCATCGGCATCGCGCTCTACCCCGGCGACGGCAACGACAGCCAGGCCCTGTTCCTGGCCGCCGACACCGCCATGTATGCGGCCAAGCAAGAGGGCCGCAACCGCTACCAGTTCTACCGCCGGGCCCTCACCGACGCCGCCCTGGAGCGCGCCCAGCTGCAGCAGCTGCTGCACCAGGCCCTGGCCGGGGACGAACTGCGCCTGCACTACCAGGTCAAGCTGCTGGCCCAGGGCGGCCAACGCCCAGCCGGCGCCGAGGCCCTGCTGCGCTGGTTCAGCCCCAGCTTAGGAACCGTGCCGCCGGCACGCTTCATCCCGGTGGCCGAGGACTGCGGCCTGATCACCGAACTGGGCCAATGGGTGTTGGACGAAGCCTGCGCCCAGATGGTGCGCTGGGATGCCCAAGGCCTCTCGCTGCCGCACATCAGCGTCAACCTCTCGGTGCGCCAACTGGAGCGCATCGACTTCCTGCAGACCCTGACCGCCACCCTGGCGCGCCACGGCCTGGCACCCGAGCGCCTGGAGCTGGAGATCACCGAATCCATCATCCTGAACGCCGAGAACGCCGTGGCCACCCTGGCCAATATCGCCACCCTGGGCGTGCGCCTGGCACTGGACGACTTCGGCACCGGCTACTCCTCGCTGTCCTATCTGAAGCAGATGCCGATCCAATCGCTGAAGATCGACCGCAGCTTCGTGATGGGCATCGGCGAGCAGCGCGGCGACGAGGCCATCATCCGCACCGTGATCGCCCTGGCCCGCAGCCTGAACCTGCACACCGTGGCCGAGGGCGTTGAGTCCGACCCCCAGCTCGAATTCCTGCGCGAGGAGGGCTGCGAGCAGGTGCAGGGCTATCTGCTGGGCCGGCCGCAGCCGCCGGAGGCGTTTTTGGCGGAGTGGGGTGGGTGA